The Arsenophonus sp. genome contains a region encoding:
- the pabC gene encoding aminodeoxychorismate lyase: MICFIDGKINNFISIKNRAIHFGDGCFTTIRVVKKKPALLLKHICRLQNGVKKLYLPEPNWQKIIIDINKIANLNKNKLGVIKVIITRSWKKNNIGYSFKNNNKVIVIIILNKYPFFYLDQQKKGINLAVSNILINANKHLSEIKHLNRLEQILIKKDIENKKIDEVITINTYGHLIGCCSGNIFWRKGKNVYTPYVNISGVAGVMREHIIEILSNNKKYKLFYVKTKPNILLYANEVIITNSLMPILPINNIFIYKKKWKYNSKKLFNFLLPYCLKV; this comes from the coding sequence ATGATATGTTTTATTGACGGTAAAATTAATAATTTTATTTCCATAAAAAATAGAGCAATCCATTTTGGAGATGGATGTTTTACAACAATTAGAGTTGTAAAAAAAAAACCTGCTTTATTATTAAAGCATATTTGTAGATTGCAAAATGGAGTAAAAAAGTTATATCTACCAGAACCGAATTGGCAAAAAATTATTATAGATATTAATAAAATAGCAAATCTAAATAAAAATAAATTGGGTGTAATTAAAGTTATAATTACTAGATCATGGAAAAAAAATAATATAGGGTATAGTTTTAAAAATAATAATAAAGTTATTGTTATTATTATTTTAAATAAATATCCTTTTTTTTATTTAGATCAACAAAAAAAAGGAATAAATTTAGCAGTTAGTAATATTTTAATAAATGCCAATAAACATCTTTCCGAGATCAAACACCTTAATAGATTAGAACAAATTTTAATAAAAAAAGATATTGAAAATAAAAAAATAGATGAAGTCATTACAATAAATACATATGGTCATTTAATCGGATGTTGTTCAGGCAACATATTTTGGAGAAAAGGAAAAAATGTATATACACCATATGTTAATATTTCTGGTGTTGCAGGTGTTATGAGAGAACATATTATAGAAATTTTATCTAATAATAAAAAATATAAACTTTTTTATGTAAAAACAAAACCTAATATTTTACTTTATGCAAATGAAGTAATAATTACTAATTCGTTAATGCCGATATTACCAATAAATAATATTTTTATATATAAAAAAAAATGGAAATATAATTCAAAAAAATTATTCAATTTTCTATTACCTTACTGTTTAAAAGTATAA
- the tmk gene encoding dTMP kinase, with amino-acid sequence MKNCYIVLEGMEKSGKTTATNTVYNILKKIGIKSIHCIREPGSTKLGETIRNLIKFGIKNEKIVAQAELFMMYAARAQLVEQVINPLLKKGYWIISDRNEISSQAYQGAGRNIDLRFILNLKKHVLKKIRPDLIIYLDITPELCLKRININKNIDIFEKESINFFYRIYNFYIKLTKKEKNIIKIDANQPLKKVNTDIKNILLNWINILKNKK; translated from the coding sequence ATGAAAAATTGTTATATAGTCTTAGAAGGAATGGAAAAATCGGGAAAAACAACAGCAACAAATACAGTTTATAACATTCTAAAAAAAATTGGAATAAAATCTATTCATTGTATTAGAGAACCTGGAAGCACAAAATTAGGCGAAACAATAAGAAATTTAATAAAATTTGGAATAAAAAATGAAAAAATAGTTGCTCAAGCTGAACTATTTATGATGTATGCTGCTCGAGCACAACTAGTAGAACAAGTAATAAATCCTCTTTTAAAAAAAGGATATTGGATTATTAGTGACAGAAATGAAATTTCATCTCAAGCATATCAAGGAGCAGGAAGAAATATAGATTTAAGATTTATTCTGAATCTCAAAAAACATGTTTTAAAAAAAATACGTCCAGATCTCATAATATATCTTGATATTACTCCTGAATTATGTTTAAAAAGAATTAATATAAACAAAAATATAGATATCTTCGAAAAAGAATCTATAAATTTTTTTTATAGAATTTATAATTTCTACATAAAACTAACAAAAAAAGAAAAAAATATTATAAAAATTGATGCTAATCAACCATTAAAAAAAGTAAATACAGATATTAAAAATATATTATTAAATTGGATAAATATATTAAAAAACAAGAAATAA
- the acpP gene encoding acyl carrier protein, with protein sequence MSTIEERVKKITSEQLGVAKEEVGNNASFVEDLGADSLDTVELVMALEEEFNIEIPDEEAEKITTVQSAIDYINKNIKKDNKS encoded by the coding sequence ATGAGTACCATTGAAGAACGTGTTAAAAAAATAACTTCTGAACAGTTAGGCGTTGCAAAAGAGGAAGTTGGAAATAATGCTTCATTTGTTGAGGATTTAGGAGCAGATTCTCTTGATACTGTTGAATTAGTAATGGCATTAGAAGAAGAATTTAATATTGAAATTCCTGATGAAGAAGCAGAAAAAATCACTACAGTACAATCTGCGATTGATTATATTAATAAAAATATAAAAAAAGATAATAAATCTTAA